Proteins from a genomic interval of Bradyrhizobium sp. CCBAU 53340:
- a CDS encoding DUF6481 family protein, protein MSGFREPGFADRQKAAQDARKNLLNKFKSQPGPDDPAVAAKRAEREALAAKRAEAKAAREAEKAEQKRLEEEAKAAEAARLAREAEEAAAKAAALEAEQKAKRDARYAARKAKRK, encoded by the coding sequence ATGAGTGGATTTAGGGAACCCGGCTTCGCAGACCGGCAAAAGGCGGCACAGGATGCCCGCAAAAATCTTTTAAACAAGTTCAAGTCGCAGCCGGGCCCTGACGATCCTGCTGTCGCGGCGAAGCGTGCCGAGCGCGAGGCGCTTGCAGCCAAGCGCGCCGAAGCCAAGGCCGCGCGCGAGGCCGAAAAGGCCGAGCAGAAGCGCCTTGAGGAAGAGGCCAAGGCCGCTGAAGCTGCGCGCCTTGCGCGTGAGGCCGAGGAAGCGGCCGCCAAGGCGGCAGCGCTCGAGGCCGAGCAGAAGGCCAAGCGCGACGCCCGCTACGCCGCCCGCAAGGCCAAGCGGAAGTAA
- a CDS encoding pentapeptide MXKDX repeat protein yields MTIRTRIVLGVSAAALSLGLALSPAAFAQDKMGKDDGMMKKDTMSKDGMKKDHMSKDDGMKKDTMSKDGMKKDDGMMKKN; encoded by the coding sequence ATGACCATTCGCACCCGCATCGTGCTCGGCGTCTCGGCTGCCGCTCTCTCGCTTGGCTTGGCGCTGTCGCCGGCCGCTTTTGCCCAGGACAAGATGGGCAAGGACGACGGCATGATGAAGAAGGACACGATGTCCAAGGACGGCATGAAGAAGGATCACATGTCCAAGGACGACGGCATGAAGAAGGACACGATGTCGAAGGATGGCATGAAGAAAGACGACGGGATGATGAAGAAGAACTGA
- the dctP gene encoding TRAP transporter substrate-binding protein DctP encodes MLTRRHLLATAVAAPAILRFGIGTAHAATTLKISHQFPGGTIDKGDFRDRLCRMFAAEVAKRSNGDIAAEIYPNSSLIKTNAQFSAMRKGALDISLYPMPYAGGELPETNIGLMPGLVTTYDQGMRWKKEPVGKALSDFLADKGIILLSWVWQAGGVASRSKPIVAPEDAKGMKVRGGSREMDMVLQTAGASVLSVPSNEIYAAMQTGACDAGITSSTSLISFRLEEVAKSLTSGAGASYWFMLEPLMMSKAIFDKLPKNQQDILVAVGEELETFGRKGAQDDDIEVAKVYEKAGAKVSALDAATVGKWRDIARDTAWKDYSAKTATAANLLKLASDVAA; translated from the coding sequence ATGCTCACGCGCCGTCATCTGCTCGCGACCGCCGTCGCCGCACCCGCCATTCTCCGCTTCGGCATCGGCACCGCGCACGCCGCGACGACGCTGAAGATCTCGCACCAATTCCCCGGCGGCACCATCGACAAGGGCGATTTCCGCGACCGGCTCTGCCGCATGTTCGCCGCTGAAGTTGCCAAGCGCAGCAACGGAGACATCGCCGCGGAAATCTATCCGAACTCCTCGTTGATCAAGACCAACGCGCAGTTCTCGGCGATGCGCAAGGGCGCGCTCGACATCTCGCTTTATCCAATGCCCTATGCCGGCGGTGAATTGCCCGAGACCAATATCGGTCTGATGCCCGGCCTGGTCACCACTTACGACCAGGGCATGCGCTGGAAAAAGGAGCCGGTCGGCAAGGCGCTCTCCGACTTCCTCGCCGACAAGGGCATCATCTTGCTCTCTTGGGTATGGCAGGCCGGCGGTGTCGCCAGCCGCTCCAAACCGATCGTGGCACCGGAAGACGCCAAGGGCATGAAGGTGCGCGGCGGCTCGCGCGAGATGGACATGGTGCTGCAGACCGCCGGCGCCTCGGTGCTGTCGGTGCCATCAAACGAAATCTACGCGGCGATGCAGACCGGCGCGTGCGATGCCGGCATCACCTCCTCCACCAGCCTGATCTCGTTCCGCCTCGAAGAGGTCGCGAAGTCTCTGACCTCGGGCGCGGGTGCGTCCTACTGGTTCATGCTCGAGCCGTTGATGATGTCGAAGGCGATCTTCGACAAGCTGCCGAAGAACCAGCAGGACATCCTGGTCGCTGTCGGGGAAGAGCTCGAGACCTTCGGCCGCAAGGGCGCGCAGGACGATGATATCGAGGTCGCCAAGGTCTACGAGAAGGCCGGCGCAAAAGTCTCGGCGCTCGATGCCGCGACAGTCGGCAAGTGGCGCGACATCGCCCGCGACACCGCCTGGAAGGACTACAGCGCTAAGACCGCAACCGCGGCCAACCTGCTCAAGCTCGCGTCCGACGTCGCTGCATGA
- a CDS encoding TRAP transporter small permease, which translates to MSHGPLPDRDDQANAAARTGLAAALDRGLAILNRIIVVFAALALVAACAILSYSVLSRALFKAANYWQDEAAVFLLVGATFMTAAYVQQNRGHIGIEAFVGLLSPVANRIRLWFVDAATFLFCVFFTWKSWTLAHEAYVDGQVSNSMWSPPLAIPYSLMALGMSLLCVQILVQLALPFAGAKRP; encoded by the coding sequence ATGAGCCACGGTCCGCTTCCGGATCGTGACGACCAGGCGAACGCTGCTGCAAGGACCGGCCTTGCGGCAGCGCTCGATCGCGGCCTCGCCATCCTCAATCGCATCATCGTCGTGTTCGCTGCGCTGGCGCTGGTCGCAGCCTGCGCCATCCTGAGCTACAGCGTGCTCAGCCGCGCCTTGTTCAAGGCGGCCAATTACTGGCAGGACGAGGCCGCCGTGTTCCTCCTGGTTGGCGCCACCTTCATGACGGCGGCCTATGTGCAGCAGAACCGCGGTCATATCGGCATCGAGGCTTTCGTCGGCCTGTTGTCGCCAGTGGCAAACAGGATCCGGCTCTGGTTCGTCGATGCGGCGACGTTCCTGTTTTGCGTGTTCTTCACCTGGAAGTCGTGGACACTGGCGCACGAAGCCTATGTCGACGGCCAGGTCTCGAACTCGATGTGGTCGCCGCCGCTCGCCATTCCCTATTCCCTGATGGCGCTCGGCATGAGCCTGCTCTGCGTCCAGATTCTCGTGCAGCTGGCGCTGCCTTTCGCAGGAGCCAAGCGGCCATGA
- a CDS encoding TRAP transporter large permease, translated as MSVFGIGIAYGVATLLVMFSGMPIAFALGAVAVVFMGIYMPSASLDTVTQNVYEEMASITLLSIPLFILKGAAIGKSRAGQDLYSALHAWLHRVPGGLGVANVFACALFAAMAGSSPATCSAIGSAGIPEMRKRGYSGGFAAGIIAAGGTLGILLPPSITMILFAVAAEKSLGRLFLAGIGPGLLLVSLFGFYAVFRFRQEYAAAEAAYKNGGPESAILARDEYTLAERFSVLPRVIPFVLLLTGVMAALYGGFATPSETAGLGGLLALGLIAAIYGVWRPEDLGPIMKSTIRESTMLMMIIGMSLLYSYVMSYLHISQSAAESVVAMHLPRWGLLFAILVMVVVLGFFLPPVSIILMTAPIILPPLRAANFDIIWFGVVMTIVMEMGLIHPPVGLNIFVIRNVAPDISLSEVIWGTLPFVLLMMGAVLLLCLVPEISTWLPDLVMGPDGSR; from the coding sequence ATGAGCGTTTTCGGTATTGGTATCGCTTATGGGGTCGCGACGCTGCTCGTGATGTTCTCGGGCATGCCGATTGCGTTCGCGCTCGGCGCGGTCGCGGTCGTGTTCATGGGCATCTACATGCCCTCGGCTTCGCTCGATACGGTGACGCAGAACGTCTACGAGGAAATGGCCTCGATCACGCTGCTGTCGATCCCGCTGTTCATCCTGAAGGGCGCCGCGATCGGCAAGTCGCGCGCCGGCCAGGATCTCTACTCGGCGCTGCATGCCTGGCTGCATCGCGTGCCCGGCGGCCTCGGCGTTGCCAATGTCTTCGCCTGCGCGCTGTTCGCGGCGATGGCGGGCTCAAGTCCTGCGACCTGCTCGGCCATCGGCTCAGCCGGCATCCCCGAGATGCGCAAGCGCGGCTATTCCGGCGGCTTTGCGGCCGGCATCATCGCCGCCGGCGGCACGCTCGGCATTTTGCTGCCGCCCTCGATTACCATGATCCTGTTTGCGGTCGCCGCGGAAAAATCGCTGGGGCGCCTGTTCCTCGCGGGAATCGGTCCAGGCCTGCTGCTGGTCTCGCTGTTCGGATTCTATGCGGTGTTCCGCTTCCGCCAGGAATATGCCGCGGCTGAAGCCGCCTACAAGAACGGCGGCCCGGAGTCCGCGATCCTCGCCCGCGACGAGTACACGCTCGCCGAACGATTCAGTGTGCTGCCCCGCGTGATCCCGTTCGTGCTGCTGCTGACCGGCGTGATGGCAGCGCTCTATGGCGGCTTTGCCACACCGTCGGAGACGGCAGGTCTCGGCGGACTTCTCGCACTGGGGTTGATCGCGGCGATCTACGGCGTGTGGCGGCCTGAAGATCTCGGCCCGATCATGAAATCGACGATCCGGGAATCGACCATGTTGATGATGATCATCGGCATGTCGCTGCTCTATTCCTACGTGATGAGCTATCTGCACATCTCGCAATCGGCGGCCGAATCCGTCGTCGCGATGCATCTGCCGCGCTGGGGGCTGCTATTCGCGATCCTCGTCATGGTGGTCGTGCTCGGCTTCTTCCTGCCGCCGGTCTCGATCATCCTGATGACCGCGCCGATCATCCTGCCGCCGCTCCGCGCCGCAAACTTCGACATCATCTGGTTCGGCGTGGTCATGACCATCGTGATGGAGATGGGGCTGATCCATCCACCGGTGGGATTGAACATCTTCGTCATCCGCAACGTCGCGCCGGACATTTCGCTCAGCGAAGTCATCTGGGGCACGCTGCCCTTCGTGCTCCTGATGATGGGCGCGGTGCTGCTGCTGTGCCTCGTGCCGGAGATCTCGACCTGGCTGCCGGATCTTGTGATGGGACCGGACGGGAGCAGGTAG
- a CDS encoding dienelactone hydrolase family protein, which yields MLGKTRRISAQGGGEFDCYLVMPEVEQPVAGIVLASAIHGVDADMRMIADELATEGFIVAVPDLFWRSIAGPLSRGDPRAAQRSQPRLEHIKVGEDDMADTLRYLGTLPQFNGQAAVMGLCYGGPYAILGPKRLGYAAGICCHGSQMLDFVHELVGVREQVCFIWGDRDNRAPVEVCEAYRDLAARMRNVEVHILPGVCHGYMMRGNPSAFDRATYDFSMKRTRQILAGLDGAQR from the coding sequence ATGCTGGGGAAGACAAGAAGGATTAGCGCGCAAGGCGGCGGTGAGTTCGATTGTTATCTCGTCATGCCAGAGGTTGAACAGCCCGTTGCCGGGATTGTGCTTGCCTCGGCCATTCATGGTGTAGATGCGGACATGCGCATGATCGCTGACGAGCTTGCGACGGAAGGATTCATTGTCGCGGTGCCCGACCTGTTCTGGCGTTCGATTGCCGGCCCGCTGTCCCGGGGCGATCCGCGTGCTGCCCAGCGCTCGCAGCCGCGCCTTGAGCACATCAAAGTCGGCGAGGACGACATGGCCGACACATTGCGGTACCTCGGCACACTCCCGCAGTTCAATGGACAGGCGGCAGTCATGGGGCTTTGCTACGGCGGTCCATATGCGATCCTCGGGCCAAAGCGACTTGGCTATGCCGCCGGTATCTGCTGTCATGGATCGCAGATGCTGGATTTTGTTCACGAGCTTGTCGGCGTTCGCGAGCAAGTTTGTTTCATCTGGGGGGACCGGGACAATCGCGCGCCTGTGGAGGTGTGTGAAGCGTATCGGGATTTGGCCGCGCGCATGCGGAACGTCGAAGTGCACATCTTACCGGGGGTGTGTCACGGCTACATGATGCGGGGCAACCCATCCGCCTTCGATCGGGCGACATATGATTTTTCAATGAAGCGCACCCGACAGATTCTTGCAGGCCTCGACGGCGCACAGCGCTGA
- a CDS encoding tripartite tricarboxylate transporter substrate binding protein, protein MTPSRRRFLHLAAGAAAPSLLSGLAWAESYPSRPVRIMVGFAAGGPNDILARLVGQWCSERLGQQFVVENRPGAGSNIATDAVVRASPDGYVLLLVGSPNAINATLYENLDFNFLRDIAPVASLSRGALVMVIHPSVPANTVAEFIAYAKANPGRLSYGSGGVGGITHIAAELFKLEAGGLDIQHVPYRGVAPAITDLLGGQVHVVFANLAPTTGHINSGKLRALGITTAARSDALPTLPAIGEFVPGYEASSVFGIGAPKGTPVDIIDRLNKEINAALADPAFKKHLGSLDATGLGGSSADFGRLMASETEKWAKVISLAKIKL, encoded by the coding sequence ATGACCCCCTCCCGACGTCGGTTTCTGCACCTTGCCGCGGGCGCGGCTGCGCCCTCGCTGCTGTCCGGCTTGGCGTGGGCGGAAAGCTATCCGTCCCGTCCGGTCCGCATCATGGTCGGTTTTGCCGCGGGCGGACCAAATGACATCCTTGCGCGTCTGGTCGGGCAATGGTGTTCGGAGCGGCTCGGTCAGCAATTTGTTGTCGAGAACCGGCCCGGAGCAGGGAGCAATATCGCCACCGACGCGGTCGTGCGCGCATCGCCGGACGGCTACGTTCTCCTGCTGGTCGGTTCGCCCAACGCCATCAACGCCACGCTCTACGAAAATCTCGATTTCAATTTCCTGCGGGATATCGCGCCGGTCGCAAGTCTGTCTCGGGGCGCCCTGGTGATGGTGATCCACCCGTCGGTCCCCGCCAACACGGTTGCGGAGTTCATCGCCTACGCCAAAGCCAATCCGGGAAGACTGTCGTATGGTTCAGGCGGCGTAGGCGGGATCACCCACATCGCTGCCGAACTGTTCAAGCTCGAGGCCGGCGGGCTCGATATCCAGCACGTGCCCTACCGGGGGGTGGCGCCAGCGATCACGGACCTGCTCGGCGGACAGGTGCATGTCGTGTTTGCAAATCTGGCGCCGACGACCGGGCATATCAACAGCGGCAAGCTGCGCGCGCTCGGAATAACGACCGCGGCACGGTCCGACGCGTTGCCGACGCTGCCGGCCATCGGCGAATTCGTGCCCGGCTATGAGGCAAGTTCAGTGTTCGGCATCGGTGCGCCGAAGGGCACGCCGGTCGACATCATCGACAGGCTCAACAAGGAGATCAATGCCGCGCTGGCCGATCCCGCCTTCAAAAAGCATCTCGGCAGCCTCGATGCTACGGGACTTGGCGGCTCGTCGGCCGACTTCGGCAGGCTCATGGCCAGTGAAACCGAGAAGTGGGCCAAGGTGATAAGCCTTGCGAAGATCAAGCTCTAG